From the genome of Solibacillus sp. FSL H8-0538:
GAACGAATTATTACGGCTGCGGTTGTGACAACAGGTGAAAAAAGTGATGGTCATTATCTTCAAGAACTAGTTGAAAAAAGTAAAGAGGCAGGTATGGAAATTGAAACGGTGATTGGTGACGCCGCTTATTCTGCGAAAGATAACTTACAATATGCTAAATCAAAAGAGCTCCAATTAATTTCAAAGTTAAATTCAGTCATTACAAACGGTAGCGGACAACGAAAAATCGAATTTGATTACAATAAAGATGCTGGTATGTTTGTCTGTCCAGCTGGGCATCTAGCTATTCGAAAGGCACTTTCTAAGAATAAAAATAAGAATAAAAATCCGAAAATGGCATTTTATTTTGATATTGAAAAATGTAAAGTCTGCCAGATGCGTGAGGGCTGTTATAAGGATGAGGCAAAAAGTAAAACCTATAATGTGACCATTAAATCAATTGAACATGAAGAACAAGCTGCTTTCCAAGAAACTGATGCATTTAAACAGCTTGCGAAAAACCGTTATAAAATAGAGGCGAAAAATAGTGAATTAAAAAATCCGCATGGCTATAAAACAGCCATATCAGCGGGTTTATTTGGCATGCAAATCCAAGGTGCCACAACGATATTTGCGGTGAATCTCAAACGAATATTGAAACTGCTAAATGAAAAAGTGTAAGTAATAGACAAAGAAATAAGGCACTTTCCGTTCGATTCGAACAGAAAGTGCCTTATTCTTATTTGAAAAACGAAACCATCATAAAAAACGTAAGTTTTTCAGTGCCCTCGGCGAAAGTGGTGGAGCGTTTACTTTCGCTTCGGGCTCTCCAGCGCTTGTCGGGGCTAAACAGGCGCTTTAGCGCTTTTGTTCTTGAACTAGCTATTTTATGTCCCACAAAATGTTTGATAAGGCCAGTTTGATGGCGCTGGGAGTGTGGCGTATTCCTTCTGCTCGGGCGTGTGTGCGTACGGATTAGCTAAAACCTCAAGTAGTCGCTCCATCACACTATAGTCTCCTTGTTCCACCGCAGCTTTTAGTGCCTCTTCTACACGGTGATTACGTGGGATTACCGCTGGATTGCTGTCTCGCATCAATTGCTGGGATTCGGCTTTCGATTGTTGCTGTCTTCCAAGTCTCGCCTGCCACTTTTCAACCCATTGAGCAAATTCTTTTTTACCAAACAAAACCGTATTTTCAAGCTGATTAAATGTTAAATCCCGGAACGTATTCGTGTAATCCGCGTTATACTTCTGCATCAAATCAAGGAGTTCCTTAATCAAGGACTCATCCGCTGTTTCTTCTGTAAAGATGCCCAGTTTTGCTCTCATTCCCGACAACCATTTAGTGACATACACCTCACCATATTCGTCAATTGCATCTTCAGCTAATTTAATTGCTTCATCTTGGTTTTCATGTAAAAGCGGTAATAGACTTTCAGCAAATCTCCCAAGATTCCATACACCCATATAAGGCTGATGCCCATATGCATAACGTCCCTGACTATCAATGGAACTAAACACGGTTGCTGGGTCATAGTTATCCATAAAGGCGCAAGGACCATAATCAATCGTTTCCCCACTAATCGTCATATTGTCGGTGTTCATCACCCCGTGAACAAAGCCAACGAGTTGCCATTTCACAATGAGCTCAGCCTGCCGCTTTATAACTTCCTGAAGCAATGCTAAATAGCGGTTCGAGAAAACGTCAATGACCGGAAAGTGGCGTTCTATTGCGTAATCCGCCAAAATTTGGAGTTCTACATCCGTACAAAAATTTGTCGCGAATTGAAAGGTCCCAACGCGCAGATGACTAGCAGCGACGCGCGTTAGAATAGCACCAGGAAGTTCAGTTTCACGGATGACGGGTTCACCAGTTGTCACAACCGCTAAGCTACGGGTAGTGGGAATACCCAAAGCATGCATTGCTTCGCTAATGATGTATTCGCGCAGCATTGGTCCAAGTGTTGCTCGACCATCTCCCATGCGCGAGTATGGTGTTCTACCTGCACCCTTAAGCTGAATGTCCATCCGTTCATCATTTGGAGTAATTTGCTCGCCAAGCAAAATCGCCCGACCGTCCCCTAACATCGTAAAATGCCCGAATTGATGCCCCGCGTAAGCTTGTGCAAGTGGTAAAGCTCCTTCTGGAATTCGGTTACCAGCAAGCACCGCTACGCCTTTTTCATTTTGTAGCGCTTTAACGTCTAACCCTAGAGAGTTTGCTAACGATTCATTCAGTATGATTAACTTCGGTGAGTCAACATGGTTTAAATTGAGGCGCGTAAAAAAAGAGTTTGGCAGACGGGCATAACTATTGTCAAAATTCCACCCTGTTTCTGTTGTTTTTGTCATCGTATCCCCTTTTCTTCTTTCACTTAAAGACATTATAATTATAGACTTTCTTCCCAATATTGATTTCCTATCAATACAAACATTATACCTTATCCAAACAAATAGCAGTTCTTTACTACTCCGCTGCTGCGTCCTCAATTATCCAATCTACTGCACTGATTAAATCCGGGTAAACGGCATCGGCTATCGGGTCACTTTCACCTAAGAATACGCTCTTTGTACCAGCCTTCTTCCCTGCGATAATGTCTGTATCCGTATCGCCTACCATATAGGACTTGGATAAATCCACATTATATTTTTCACTAAGATCAGTAATTAATTTGCTTTTTGGCTTGCGACAAGCACAACTGGCTTTTGGCTTATGCGGGCAATATGCCACATCATGAATCGTTGCCTCGCTCTTCTTTAATTCCGTAATCATATGTGTATGGATATTAATAAGTTGTGATTCCTTCATAAACCCTAAACCAACACCGCCTTGATTTGTTACGACAAAGATGAAATCAAAGTAAGCGTTCAGTTTTTTTATGGCTTCTGGCACACCTGGTAAGAAATATAGATCACTTGGCTTATTCACAAATTTTACCCGATCCGTTAGAACTTCATTTATTACTCCGTCCCGATCCAAAAATACAGCCGTTTTCATATAGCTCAGTCACACCTTTACTAAAAATAGTAGAAAAATTTTTGAAGCAATTGTGTAGAAATTACACATAGCATGCTTCAACCTTGCTGACCCAATACGTCAACAGCTTTCATAAATATGTTTTCTTCTGAATACCTCAAGTCCAAAAAAGTGCATAATAAAAGACCTCAGCAAAGAGGTCTTTTAGACAAAGAATATGCAATTTAAGATGTATTTATATTAATTCTTCTTATTAATTAAGACGAATATTTATTAAGTAAAACATCTAACTCTTGGCTATAATTTACTACTTTAGGGTGTGTGAATCCTAAATCCTTTGCCTTTTTATACATAATAATTCTTTTGATTTCAATTAACACCATTAAAACCTTTTTATGCACTAAACGCTTCATCATTAATCCTCCATCAACATTAACTTTTTCACTTTATTCTTGAGGTGATTATCTAGTTGTTTTGAAGCAACTTTTATATTGTATACCATTTAAAATGAAAAAAATGTCATATTACGCATAAAAAACATAAATTCACAAATTTGTCACAATAAGAGTGTATATACAAGCGAATGCAATAAGAAATACCCTAATAAATTATATTTTTACATATATTACCCAAATAATGCATGTTTTTATACTTGAAACTTTCAACTTAATTCTATACCCTTTGTAGAGCCTAATATGGAGGTCTACTATGAAAAAATTATTAATACATAGCATTGCATTCATCGCTACTATATTAGCTGTTCCGTTAAATA
Proteins encoded in this window:
- a CDS encoding protein adenylyltransferase SelO codes for the protein MTKTTETGWNFDNSYARLPNSFFTRLNLNHVDSPKLIILNESLANSLGLDVKALQNEKGVAVLAGNRIPEGALPLAQAYAGHQFGHFTMLGDGRAILLGEQITPNDERMDIQLKGAGRTPYSRMGDGRATLGPMLREYIISEAMHALGIPTTRSLAVVTTGEPVIRETELPGAILTRVAASHLRVGTFQFATNFCTDVELQILADYAIERHFPVIDVFSNRYLALLQEVIKRQAELIVKWQLVGFVHGVMNTDNMTISGETIDYGPCAFMDNYDPATVFSSIDSQGRYAYGHQPYMGVWNLGRFAESLLPLLHENQDEAIKLAEDAIDEYGEVYVTKWLSGMRAKLGIFTEETADESLIKELLDLMQKYNADYTNTFRDLTFNQLENTVLFGKKEFAQWVEKWQARLGRQQQSKAESQQLMRDSNPAVIPRNHRVEEALKAAVEQGDYSVMERLLEVLANPYAHTPEQKEYATLPAPSNWPYQTFCGT
- a CDS encoding D-glycero-alpha-D-manno-heptose-1,7-bisphosphate 7-phosphatase; the protein is MKTAVFLDRDGVINEVLTDRVKFVNKPSDLYFLPGVPEAIKKLNAYFDFIFVVTNQGGVGLGFMKESQLINIHTHMITELKKSEATIHDVAYCPHKPKASCACRKPKSKLITDLSEKYNVDLSKSYMVGDTDTDIIAGKKAGTKSVFLGESDPIADAVYPDLISAVDWIIEDAAAE
- a CDS encoding aspartyl-phosphate phosphatase Spo0E family protein is translated as MKRLVHKKVLMVLIEIKRIIMYKKAKDLGFTHPKVVNYSQELDVLLNKYSS